From the genome of Haloterrigena sp. KLK7, one region includes:
- a CDS encoding pantoate kinase — protein sequence MREEATAFVPGHITGFFSAHPDDDPTEAGSRGAGVTLTDGVEVTVEPTDEGASTIVLDGTELEIEAVETVLETLEVTARVEAESELPLGSGFGVSGAMALGTALAANRVFDRKLSWNELVTIAHGAEVQAGTGLGDVVAQAHGGVPIRLEPGGPQVNELDAIPSRARVEYVTFGELSTADVLSGETDQLSAAGTQALSRVVEEPTLLSFMYASRLFAREAELLTERVARTIGDVTAVDGQASMAMLGETVFAFGTGLSDAGYEPTVCATHPAGAMLK from the coding sequence ATGCGCGAGGAGGCGACGGCGTTCGTACCGGGGCACATCACGGGCTTTTTCAGCGCTCACCCAGACGACGATCCGACCGAAGCGGGCTCTCGAGGCGCGGGAGTGACGCTTACGGACGGCGTCGAGGTGACGGTCGAACCGACTGACGAGGGGGCGTCGACGATCGTCCTCGACGGGACGGAACTCGAGATCGAAGCCGTCGAGACCGTCCTCGAGACGCTCGAGGTCACCGCCCGCGTCGAGGCAGAGTCGGAGCTGCCGCTGGGATCGGGCTTCGGCGTCTCCGGCGCGATGGCGCTGGGGACGGCGCTGGCGGCCAATCGCGTGTTCGATCGCAAACTCTCCTGGAACGAACTCGTGACGATCGCCCACGGGGCGGAGGTACAGGCCGGGACGGGACTGGGCGACGTGGTCGCGCAGGCCCACGGCGGCGTCCCGATCCGACTCGAGCCGGGCGGGCCGCAGGTGAACGAGCTGGACGCGATCCCCTCGCGGGCGCGCGTCGAGTACGTGACGTTCGGGGAGCTCTCGACGGCCGACGTCCTCTCGGGCGAGACCGACCAGCTCTCGGCGGCCGGCACGCAGGCGCTCTCGAGGGTCGTCGAGGAGCCGACGCTGCTCTCCTTTATGTACGCCTCGCGGCTGTTCGCCCGCGAAGCGGAGCTGTTGACCGAGCGCGTCGCGCGGACGATCGGCGACGTCACGGCGGTCGACGGCCAGGCCTCGATGGCGATGCTCGGCGAGACCGTCTTCGCGTTCGGCACGGGGCTCTCCGACGCCGGGTACGAGCCGACCGTCTGTGCGACTCATCCGGCGGGCGCGATGCTGAAGTAA
- a CDS encoding alpha/beta hydrolase — protein sequence MSDDTTLERSQSTDDRTATSRRTLLKAAGTSVVGGTGLAAASGSASAQVLGPDVIEINDGLVGWSADGSLPVTDELLVFVHGWFGDTTVSSQASSVERSLESGGYSPDETVAIEWPATSFNFVGAEADTENVGEVTAGLIEEFYDSGGGNVRLVGHSLGGRCVLWTATKLSSGYQIETVAPLGAAADGSEVCGSPWNAGLDNACEVRNYHSNNDSTVGGAYGGFGDTALGTEGAGCDPAPNYTDVDVTVSVGSHLSYLGDSMVGSDLAGAINSGSCNDNNDGDDGGDDGWGWF from the coding sequence ATGTCGGATGACACCACTCTAGAACGATCGCAATCGACCGATGATCGGACCGCTACGAGTCGCCGAACGCTACTGAAGGCGGCCGGAACGTCGGTCGTCGGTGGCACCGGACTGGCCGCCGCGTCCGGTTCGGCGTCGGCACAGGTCCTCGGTCCCGACGTCATCGAAATCAACGACGGCCTGGTCGGTTGGAGCGCCGACGGCAGCCTCCCGGTCACGGACGAACTGCTCGTGTTCGTCCACGGCTGGTTCGGCGACACCACCGTCTCGAGTCAGGCCTCGAGCGTCGAGCGCTCCCTCGAGTCGGGCGGCTATTCGCCCGACGAGACGGTCGCCATCGAGTGGCCCGCGACGAGCTTCAACTTCGTCGGCGCGGAAGCCGACACCGAGAACGTCGGCGAGGTCACGGCTGGTCTCATCGAGGAGTTCTACGATAGCGGCGGCGGCAACGTCCGACTGGTCGGCCACTCGCTGGGCGGCCGCTGTGTCCTCTGGACCGCGACCAAACTCAGCAGCGGCTACCAGATCGAGACCGTCGCTCCGCTGGGCGCGGCCGCCGACGGCTCGGAAGTCTGTGGCAGTCCGTGGAACGCCGGTCTGGACAACGCCTGCGAGGTCCGCAACTACCACTCGAACAACGACTCGACGGTCGGCGGCGCCTACGGCGGCTTCGGTGACACGGCCCTCGGAACCGAGGGAGCCGGCTGCGATCCCGCCCCGAACTACACGGACGTCGACGTCACCGTCAGCGTCGGCAGCCACCTCTCGTATCTGGGCGACTCGATGGTCGGTAGCGACCTCGCCGGCGCTATCAACAGTGGTTCCTGTAACGATAATAACGACGGCGACGACGGCGGAGACGACGGCTGGGGCTGGTTCTAA